A section of the Halogranum gelatinilyticum genome encodes:
- a CDS encoding amidohydrolase family protein — translation MYYQDGEEIFVIDGHVHLWDAREENIQHEGGEQFIQCFYDYHTGFTPEERQWSLEEYRHYGAERMTKDLFGNAAADMAIFQPTYLTDFYDEGFNTTDQNAELAEQYPERFVLNGSFDPRDGEEGMRELERKKEQYDIEGVKVYTAEWRGESKGWRLDSDDSFEFLQKCADLGIDKIHAHKGPTIRPLNRDAFDVADVDDAASSFPELDFVVEHVGLPRLDDFCWIAAQEPNVYGGLAVAAPMAQNRPRKFGEIMGELLYWLGEDRIIFGSDYALWNPDWLVETVMNAELTDEQKDEYGIELTTDVMKKIMGENIADLYDIDIEAKKEQFRSDPVTEEFGLADHYGATDATAD, via the coding sequence ATGTACTATCAAGACGGCGAGGAGATCTTCGTCATCGACGGCCACGTCCATCTGTGGGACGCTCGTGAGGAGAACATCCAGCACGAAGGAGGCGAACAGTTCATCCAGTGTTTCTACGACTACCACACGGGGTTCACACCGGAGGAGCGACAGTGGAGCCTCGAAGAGTACCGCCACTACGGGGCCGAACGGATGACGAAAGACCTCTTCGGCAATGCCGCCGCCGACATGGCAATCTTCCAGCCGACGTATCTCACGGACTTCTACGACGAGGGGTTCAACACGACGGACCAGAACGCCGAACTCGCAGAGCAGTATCCCGAACGGTTCGTCCTCAACGGCAGCTTCGACCCGCGCGACGGCGAGGAGGGGATGCGCGAACTCGAACGGAAGAAAGAGCAGTACGACATCGAGGGCGTCAAGGTGTACACTGCGGAGTGGCGCGGCGAGTCGAAGGGCTGGCGGCTCGACAGCGACGACTCCTTCGAGTTCCTCCAGAAATGTGCGGACCTCGGCATCGACAAGATTCACGCGCACAAGGGACCGACGATTCGACCCCTGAACCGCGACGCGTTCGACGTAGCCGACGTCGACGACGCGGCGAGTTCGTTCCCCGAACTGGATTTCGTCGTCGAACACGTGGGACTGCCACGGCTCGACGACTTCTGTTGGATCGCCGCCCAGGAGCCGAACGTCTACGGCGGGCTGGCGGTGGCCGCGCCGATGGCACAGAACCGACCCCGGAAGTTCGGCGAGATCATGGGTGAGTTGCTGTACTGGCTCGGCGAGGACCGCATCATCTTCGGCTCCGACTACGCGCTGTGGAATCCGGACTGGCTGGTCGAGACGGTGATGAACGCCGAACTCACCGACGAGCAGAAAGACGAGTACGGCATCGAACTGACGACGGACGTGATGAAGAAGATCATGGGCGAGAACATCGCCGACCTCTACGACATCGACATCGAGGCGAAGAAAGAGCAGTTCCGGTCCGACCCGGTCACCGAAGAGTTCGGACTGGCCGACCACTACGGCGCCACGGACGCCACGGCGGACTGA